The window CGTGAGATAACAGAGCTAATGTCTCTCCGGGCAGATCCGGCCTCATCCTGCGCCGAGGTTAAGGAAAAGGCTCTGGAAAAAGCGTCCGAGATCGAGACGCGCATTGTCACCCTCACGAACATGGCGGTGGCCC of the Rhodothermales bacterium genome contains:
- a CDS encoding MerR family DNA-binding protein, whose product is REITELMSLRADPASSCAEVKEKALEKASEIETRIVTLTNMAVALTRMAEKCDSDSLIGDCPILDALDDNSIGDSP